The Bacteroidota bacterium nucleotide sequence CTCGTGGAGGACACCGTGGCGGAGGTCGACGCCGTCGATCTTGGCGACGAGCGCGGTGCCGTCGGGGGCGGTCGCCTCGATCATAGCCGGGCGCCGGCGGCGGGCATAGCTGGTCTGGTCCAACAGCTTCCCGAGGCGGACGGCGTCGGACTCGTGCTCCATCGAGAGCCCGCGCATGGCGTACCACGCCTTCCGGGGGCAGACGGCGTGGTAGCCGACGAGCATGCCGCCGACACGGAGGGCCGATGCACGGAAGGACATCAGAGGATGGCCGCCCCGGGGGAATCCTCCTCGAACCGGGCCGATAGCGCGCCGAGGCCGCTCCCGATCCCGTTTTCGGGTGCGTCGTAGGCGAGGTAGGCCAACGCCTTCTGCGTCTCCGGGTCGTTGCCGATGGTGTAGCAGAACCGCGTCACCTCGTCCCGGTCGATGGCCCGCTTGAGCAGGTAATGCGGGCACGCGATACCACGCTCTAGGACGAAGCCGTGGTAGTCCGGCCAGGTACGGAAGCGGTACGGGGTGTTCCCTTCCGGGAGGTCCTCTTCGTGCAAGACGAGCAGCGTTGCTTGCGGCGGGATGTCCCTGCTCTTCCACTGATTTCCGACGGTCGCTTCGTCCTCATCGGGGTCCGTTTTCGGAACGATCATCCAGTTCTCGCAGATCATCTCCCGGAGGGTCCGCGCGTTCGTGCGGGCGCGGGCGTCGGGCGCGGCGGCCTCGGGGTAAAGGGCGTTCACCTCGCGGACGAGTAATTCGGGCGTGACCTCGAACGGGCCATCGGCGAGCAGGGCGGCGAGGCGTCGGGCCGTCTCCAACAGGGGCTCGCCCGCAGCCCACCCCTGGGCGGGGCCGTCGAAGGAGCCGTAGGGCGCCGGGTAGAGCTCGCCCTTACGGTGGGGCGCGGCGACGTACAGCTCGCCCTCGGGGATGAGGTCTTCGAACCGGGCGAGGCGGCCTGCCCTTTGGGCGAGGCGGTCCCAGGGGCAGAGGTCCGAGAGCATGAGTGGGGCCGAGACGTTGATGCTCATCTCACCGATCTGAGTAAAGACAGCGACCCCACGCGCCGCCCCAGCCTCCCAGGCCCGCCGCCCAAGTGCCCCGAGAACGCCCTTGTCCTCGTTCCCGACGAGCGCGTCCTCGATCGTCTTCTTGTCAGGCTCGGTGAACCGGCTGTGGTAGAGGTAGACCGGGAGGTCACCGGCCTGCTCCCGGAGATACCGCCAGTAGCGGTAGGCCCGCTCGACGGTGTTGGCGTAGACGATGCCCGTGCCCTCCTCGATCATCCGGTCGAGGACCTCGGCCGCGTCTTCCGGATTCTCGACCGGCGGGTGTTCGTAGAGCCAGCGGCGGCCTGATGCCTGCGCCGTCGACTGGCGGACCTCGGCGTCGACGCCGTAGAGCTGGCGGGCCGACTCGGGGACGGTCGCGCTCATGAGCAGGACCGGCACGCGGAGCGCGCGGAGCACCGCCAGCAGGACGGTCAAGTTGGCCTGGACGAACGGTTCGTAGAAGTCGACCTCGTCGAAGACAACGGCGGCGTTGGCGAGGAAGAAGAACGTCGCGTGGTGGTCCTCGCGGGTCCC carries:
- a CDS encoding Dna2/Cas4 domain-containing protein, whose amino-acid sequence is MSFRASALRVGGMLVGYHAVCPRKAWYAMRGLSMEHESDAVRLGKLLDQTSYARRRRPAMIEATAPDGTALVAKIDGVDLRHGVLHE
- the cas3 gene encoding CRISPR-associated helicase Cas3', with protein sequence MEPLGKPSGIPLAAHRQHVLDESKRLLGALPYLAEKYAALVPGADLRQRVLRAAWYHDWGKEHPNWQTACQRDYRLYQDWRRRRGLDPDTLSAGDWDSYYWDTRNTGPNLRDAKLRHEFDSLCRCDEDDRIDLSLAERVAIAAHHGKLSARHERRWRTDAGGEFEPTWTGLQREWLTRTRALRRDLAASARQRYETAGVRALLRLADSRASRAEAGGELAAVLPFEYEYPYAERRKVQDLALKHAEDWVTILRAPTGSGKTAAARLWGQRQTELGRADRLVIAMPTRFTANALALAPGDAPEQTGLYHSSAWHARFGDLGRRDPAHDLAREHHALARLLATPTTVCTVDHLLIALTGTREDHHATFFFLANAAVVFDEVDFYEPFVQANLTVLLAVLRALRVPVLLMSATVPESARQLYGVDAEVRQSTAQASGRRWLYEHPPVENPEDAAEVLDRMIEEGTGIVYANTVERAYRYWRYLREQAGDLPVYLYHSRFTEPDKKTIEDALVGNEDKGVLGALGRRAWEAGAARGVAVFTQIGEMSINVSAPLMLSDLCPWDRLAQRAGRLARFEDLIPEGELYVAAPHRKGELYPAPYGSFDGPAQGWAAGEPLLETARRLAALLADGPFEVTPELLVREVNALYPEAAAPDARARTNARTLREMICENWMIVPKTDPDEDEATVGNQWKSRDIPPQATLLVLHEEDLPEGNTPYRFRTWPDYHGFVLERGIACPHYLLKRAIDRDEVTRFCYTIGNDPETQKALAYLAYDAPENGIGSGLGALSARFEEDSPGAAIL